In Bacteroides coprosuis DSM 18011, the following are encoded in one genomic region:
- a CDS encoding 5'-nucleotidase (COGs: COG0737 5'-nucleotidase/2' 3'-cyclic phosphodiesterase and related esterase~InterPro IPR004843~KEGG: bvu:BVU_0146 5'-nucleotidase precursor~PFAM: Metallo-dependent phosphatase~PRIAM: 5'-nucleotidase~SPTR: Putative uncharacterized protein;~IMG reference gene:2504106300~PFAM: Calcineurin-like phosphoesterase) yields MTKYNLNKNILVVLCLLVSGFGSIAYGQVKELYVFHTNDTHSRIEPIDKTSSDKYAGKAGYVRRATAVEQLRQEHKNMLLFDCGDFSQGTPYYNMYKGEVEIKLMNAIGYDAATIGNHEFDFGLENMARLFKMANFPIVCANYGFEGTVLESLVKPYIILNKDGLKIGVFGLSPKMEGLVQASNCEGVTYQDPIEIANKVAHHLKMEEDCDVVICLSHLGLRPSALNQDSDQVLVRNTANIDVVLGGHSHTFMKEPEIVLNKEGKSVPISQMGKNGVFLGEFKITFEPAK; encoded by the coding sequence ATGACTAAATACAATTTAAATAAAAATATATTAGTAGTTCTTTGCTTATTAGTAAGTGGATTTGGATCTATAGCTTATGGTCAAGTAAAAGAGCTTTATGTTTTTCATACCAATGATACACATAGTAGGATTGAGCCGATAGATAAAACCTCTTCCGATAAATATGCGGGTAAAGCAGGGTATGTAAGAAGGGCTACTGCTGTAGAGCAACTCCGTCAGGAACATAAGAATATGTTGCTTTTTGATTGTGGTGATTTCTCTCAGGGAACTCCTTATTATAATATGTATAAAGGAGAAGTTGAGATAAAATTGATGAATGCTATAGGATATGATGCAGCTACTATTGGAAATCATGAATTCGATTTTGGTTTAGAAAATATGGCTCGTCTATTTAAAATGGCAAATTTCCCAATCGTATGTGCAAACTATGGTTTTGAAGGTACAGTTTTAGAATCACTAGTGAAACCTTATATTATTTTAAATAAGGATGGTTTGAAGATTGGTGTATTTGGACTTAGTCCGAAAATGGAGGGACTTGTTCAAGCCTCTAATTGCGAAGGTGTAACTTATCAAGATCCTATCGAGATAGCTAATAAGGTAGCTCATCACCTTAAGATGGAAGAAGATTGTGATGTTGTTATTTGTTTATCACACTTAGGCCTTAGACCATCTGCTTTAAATCAAGATAGTGATCAAGTATTGGTACGCAACACGGCTAATATTGATGTTGTGCTTGGTGGTCACTCTCATACATTTATGAAAGAACCAGAAATTGTTTTAAATAAAGAAGGAAAGAGCGTACCTATTTCACAAATGGGAAAAAATGGTGTATTTTTAGGAGAGTTTAAGATAACCTTTGAACCTGCTAAGTAA
- a CDS encoding CoA-disulfide reductase (COGs: COG0446 NAD(FAD)-dependent dehydrogenase~InterPro IPR013027:IPR004099:IPR001455:IPR001763~KEGG: bfs:BF0525 putative pyridine nucleotide oxidoreductase~PFAM: FAD-dependent pyridine nucleotide-disulphide oxidoreductase; Pyridine nucleotide-disulphide oxidoreductase, dimerisation; SirA-like~PRIAM: CoA-disulfide reductase~SMART: Rhodanese-like~SPTR: Pyridine nucleotide-disulphide oxidoreductase;~IMG reference gene:2504106303~PFAM: Pyridine nucleotide-disulphide oxidoreductase; SirA-like protein; Pyridine nucleotide-disulphide oxidoreductase, dimerisation domain; Rhodanese-like domain), giving the protein MSKIVIIGGVAGGATTAARIRRNNEKVEIILLEKGQYISYANCGLPYYIGGVITDRDRLFVQTPESFGNRFNIDVRTNSEVIHINKEDKTIQIKKDDGSSYEESYDKLLISTGATPVKPPLPGIDSEGIFTLRNVNDTDQIKAFIDNRNVKNAVVIGGGFIGLEMAENLQEAGAKVSIVEMADQVMAPIDFSMASLVHQHLLEKDVDLYLKEAVTSFEKKDAGLIVNFKSGKQLQTDLVILSIGVRPLTTLAKEANLELGTTGGIKVNKQLQTSDKDIYAIGDAIEFPHPITGKPWLNYLAGPANRQGRIAGDNILGDNREYEGAIGTAIAKVFDLTVASTGLPAKRLKQEGIEYLSSTTHGSSHAGYYPDALPLSIKITFSPKDGKLYGAQIVGYDGVDKRIDQIALIIKHQGTIYDLMAVEHAYAPPFSSAKDPVAIAGYTAENILKGKLKIVTWRDLKNTDLNKVVLVDVCTEAECAVSTLPGSLNIPLDDMRNRLNDIPKDKDVYLFCAVGLRGYLAYRLLAGQGFTNMYSLSGGTKIYKAATMDTAPKKNDSSNNSIRANEIKENTIPSETIKIDACGLQCPGPIMKLKQSIDEIEPNQCIQITSTDPAFARDAEAWCGSTGNQFISKNSEKGKHTILIKKSSPEDSNSAKAVSSPKGKTFIMFSDNLDKALATFILANGAAATGQKVTIFFTFWGLNVIKRANKPKLKKDLISRMFSMMMPSDSKKLKLSQMNMGGMGRKMMRYVMKSKNIDSLESLRRQALMSGVEFIACQMSMDVMGVDKEELLPEVTIGGVATYMERADQANGNLFI; this is encoded by the coding sequence ATGAGTAAAATTGTAATTATCGGAGGAGTTGCAGGTGGAGCTACTACTGCAGCAAGAATTAGACGAAACAACGAGAAAGTAGAAATTATCCTTTTGGAAAAAGGGCAATACATTTCATATGCCAATTGTGGATTACCTTATTATATAGGAGGAGTAATTACTGATAGAGATAGGCTATTTGTGCAAACACCTGAATCATTCGGAAACAGATTTAATATTGATGTGCGCACTAATAGTGAGGTTATACATATTAACAAAGAAGACAAAACCATTCAAATCAAAAAAGATGATGGAAGCTCTTATGAAGAATCCTATGATAAATTACTTATCTCAACTGGTGCAACACCCGTTAAACCTCCTTTGCCTGGCATTGATAGCGAAGGCATATTTACTCTTCGAAATGTAAATGACACCGACCAAATAAAAGCCTTTATTGATAATAGAAATGTAAAAAATGCTGTAGTTATAGGAGGTGGTTTTATTGGTTTAGAAATGGCTGAAAATTTACAAGAAGCTGGAGCAAAAGTTTCAATTGTAGAAATGGCTGACCAAGTAATGGCGCCTATTGATTTTTCTATGGCTTCTCTTGTACATCAACACTTATTAGAAAAAGATGTTGATCTCTATTTGAAGGAGGCTGTAACTTCCTTTGAGAAAAAGGATGCAGGACTTATAGTAAACTTTAAAAGTGGAAAACAACTACAAACAGATTTAGTAATTTTATCTATAGGTGTTCGTCCTCTTACAACTCTAGCTAAAGAAGCTAATTTAGAACTTGGAACGACAGGTGGAATTAAAGTCAACAAACAACTTCAAACGTCAGATAAAGATATTTATGCTATCGGTGATGCCATTGAATTTCCACATCCTATCACAGGTAAACCCTGGTTAAATTATCTTGCAGGACCAGCCAATAGACAAGGTAGAATTGCTGGAGATAATATTCTTGGAGATAATAGAGAGTATGAAGGTGCTATAGGTACAGCAATAGCTAAAGTCTTCGACTTAACAGTAGCCTCTACAGGGTTGCCAGCAAAAAGATTAAAACAAGAAGGTATAGAATATCTTTCATCTACAACTCATGGCAGCTCACATGCAGGATACTACCCAGATGCACTACCTTTAAGTATCAAAATAACATTCTCTCCTAAAGATGGGAAATTATATGGAGCACAAATAGTAGGCTATGATGGTGTAGATAAAAGAATAGATCAAATAGCACTTATTATCAAACACCAAGGAACGATATATGATTTAATGGCGGTAGAACATGCTTATGCTCCTCCTTTCTCTTCTGCAAAAGATCCAGTTGCAATAGCAGGATACACGGCTGAAAACATTCTGAAAGGCAAACTTAAAATAGTCACTTGGAGAGATCTAAAAAACACTGATTTAAATAAAGTGGTATTAGTCGATGTATGTACTGAAGCAGAATGTGCTGTAAGTACACTACCGGGGTCTTTAAATATCCCTCTCGATGATATGAGAAATAGGTTAAATGACATTCCTAAAGATAAGGATGTTTATTTATTCTGTGCTGTTGGCTTGAGAGGTTATCTTGCTTATCGATTACTAGCGGGACAAGGATTTACCAATATGTATAGCCTGAGTGGTGGTACAAAGATCTACAAGGCTGCAACAATGGATACAGCTCCCAAAAAGAATGATAGTTCAAATAATAGCATACGTGCAAACGAAATAAAAGAAAACACAATTCCTTCAGAAACAATAAAAATTGATGCTTGTGGTCTTCAATGTCCAGGTCCAATTATGAAATTGAAACAAAGCATTGATGAAATTGAACCCAACCAATGCATACAAATCACATCTACTGATCCTGCTTTTGCTAGAGATGCTGAAGCTTGGTGCGGATCTACTGGAAATCAATTCATCAGTAAGAATTCAGAAAAAGGGAAACACACTATTTTAATAAAAAAGAGTTCCCCAGAAGATTCAAATAGTGCAAAAGCTGTATCTTCGCCTAAAGGTAAAACATTCATCATGTTCAGCGATAATTTAGACAAGGCCCTTGCTACATTTATTTTGGCAAATGGAGCCGCAGCCACAGGACAAAAAGTTACCATATTTTTCACTTTCTGGGGATTAAATGTTATTAAGAGAGCTAATAAACCAAAACTTAAGAAAGATTTAATCAGTAGAATGTTTAGCATGATGATGCCTTCAGACTCTAAAAAACTGAAGTTATCTCAAATGAATATGGGTGGTATGGGACGTAAAATGATGCGTTACGTTATGAAGTCAAAAAACATTGACTCCTTAGAATCTTTACGCAGACAGGCTCTTATGTCTGGAGTAGAATTTATTGCTTGTCAAATGTCTATGGACGTAATGGGAGTTGATAAAGAAGAACTTTTACCAGAAGTAACTATTGGTGGAGTAGCAACCTATATGGAGCGAGCCGATCAAGCCAATGGTAATTTATTCATCTAA
- a CDS encoding regulatory protein MarR (InterPro IPR000835~KEGG: bfs:BF0524 MarR family transcriptional regulator~PFAM: HTH transcriptional regulator, MarR~SMART: HTH transcriptional regulator, MarR~SPTR: Putative transcriptional regulator;~IMG reference gene:2504106302~PFAM: MarR family) codes for MKTICVMRDLYKALSEFENSFETAYGVTLNEAMILCSLKEADSEMTSSALSERTELKPAHTSKIIGGIEDKGLIVRSLGKEDKRQMFFSLTENGQKLLKKILADNIEIPQLIKPLFK; via the coding sequence ATGAAAACAATATGCGTTATGAGAGACCTGTATAAGGCGCTATCGGAATTTGAAAACTCTTTTGAGACAGCATACGGGGTAACTCTTAACGAAGCCATGATATTATGTTCTTTAAAAGAGGCTGATTCAGAAATGACATCTTCAGCCCTATCTGAGCGTACTGAGTTAAAACCTGCTCATACTTCTAAAATAATAGGCGGTATAGAAGATAAAGGACTTATCGTTAGAAGTCTTGGAAAAGAAGATAAACGACAAATGTTTTTTAGCCTTACAGAGAATGGGCAAAAGCTCCTTAAAAAGATTCTAGCAGATAATATTGAAATACCCCAACTAATAAAGCCTCTATTTAAATAG
- a CDS encoding Beta-N-acetylhexosaminidase (COGs: COG1472 Beta-glucosidase-related glycosidase~InterPro IPR001764:IPR001466~KEGG: bfr:BF0567 beta-N-acetylglucosaminidase~PFAM: Glycoside hydrolase, family 3, N-terminal; Beta-lactamase-related~PRIAM: Beta-N-acetylhexosaminidase~SPTR: Putative uncharacterized protein;~IMG reference gene:2504106301~PFAM: Glycosyl hydrolase family 3 N terminal domain; Beta-lactamase) — MLKKIITIALLSIVVFTGKAQVEPFVLNGNPTEIAKREAWVDSVYNQMSLEQRVGQLFIFTIAPQMNKQNQAQLKKVVQDYHVGGLLFSGGEVANQVKLTNMAQEWAETPLMITFDGEWGLAMRLKNTPKFPRNMVLGSITDETLLYAYGKEMGRECREMGVHVNFAPVGDVNVNPNNPVINTRSFGENPQNVANKVIAYSKGLESQDVLSVTKHFPGHGDTNVDSHKALPILPFDRARLDSVELYPFKALIEAKLGGVMVGHLDVPALGTKSGEPSSLSYSVVQKTLKDSLGFTGLVFTDALAMKGAGLHGGVCLKAIQAGNDMLLTPPQIKRELNLVVEAVKKGVLQERIIEEKCKKILTYKYALGLDKPQRIQLSGLDQRINTPEAKELIKQIELSAITLIKNVGATLPLHPSIKKVALVYSGSADEYNTLSNSLASEYTVDKIAIDPSLSVASRNSLLNKLEKYDRVFVCLSDKNLERYDTYFEVLQTNRPLSFIFFTGGQNLRKMEKSIKNAEAAILAHANDTHIQEGVSQVLRGTRIASGRLAVSIGVTYPAGTGVLKVEEEIEGDTKYLAEDLGFIPSVLEQIDSIMLESIQEGAFTGAQVAVLKDGHFAYHKSFGSYTGDGSHTVNNDNFFDLASLSKTTGTLLAIMKLYDSGKLNLSDRISDFIPELKSTDKQNITIQELLFHESGMPAGLSVYDEIIDKKSFVGSLYKNKKDAKHTVRLGSRLWANPNYKFEKGLVSSVKTDKHTLQVADNLWFDSSIKDRMMEVIMDKSLLSKKYRYSCLGFILLQRAVENISGMKMDEFLEQNFYEPMKLEIMYNPLTKINKEQIIPSNDDRFFRKEVLQGYVHDETAALLGGVSGNAGLFGRSEDVARVYQMLLDGGVYQGKRYLGESTCKLFTTKKSKISRRGLGFDKPNSIKGQSSPCSESTPLETFGHTGFTGTCAWADPVHNLVYVFLSNRIYPSVWPNKLSSLEVREKVQEIIYQSLKEEI, encoded by the coding sequence ATGTTAAAGAAAATAATAACTATTGCTTTATTGTCAATAGTCGTATTTACAGGAAAGGCTCAAGTTGAGCCTTTTGTTTTAAATGGAAATCCTACAGAGATAGCAAAAAGAGAAGCTTGGGTAGATTCGGTATATAATCAAATGAGTTTGGAACAACGAGTCGGACAATTATTTATTTTTACTATTGCTCCTCAAATGAATAAGCAGAATCAAGCACAGCTAAAGAAGGTTGTTCAAGATTATCATGTAGGAGGATTATTATTTTCAGGAGGGGAGGTAGCAAATCAAGTCAAACTTACTAATATGGCTCAGGAGTGGGCAGAGACTCCTCTGATGATTACTTTTGATGGGGAATGGGGTTTGGCTATGCGATTAAAGAATACACCTAAGTTTCCTAGGAATATGGTATTGGGTTCTATTACCGATGAAACACTACTTTATGCTTATGGCAAAGAAATGGGTAGAGAGTGTAGAGAAATGGGTGTTCATGTGAATTTTGCTCCTGTAGGAGATGTTAATGTGAATCCGAATAACCCAGTAATCAATACTCGTTCTTTTGGTGAAAATCCTCAAAACGTAGCAAATAAAGTTATAGCTTATAGTAAAGGACTAGAAAGCCAAGATGTGTTATCTGTTACCAAACACTTTCCTGGTCATGGAGATACTAATGTAGATTCTCATAAAGCTTTACCTATACTTCCTTTTGATAGAGCAAGGTTGGACTCGGTAGAACTTTATCCGTTTAAAGCCTTAATTGAGGCAAAATTAGGCGGAGTAATGGTAGGGCACTTGGATGTTCCTGCTTTAGGGACCAAATCGGGAGAGCCTTCTTCTTTATCTTATTCTGTTGTTCAAAAAACATTGAAAGACTCATTGGGTTTTACTGGATTAGTCTTTACAGATGCCTTAGCAATGAAGGGTGCTGGATTACATGGGGGAGTTTGTTTGAAAGCTATTCAGGCTGGAAATGATATGTTGCTTACTCCACCTCAAATAAAAAGAGAGCTAAACTTGGTGGTTGAGGCTGTAAAAAAAGGTGTTTTACAAGAGAGAATTATCGAAGAGAAGTGTAAGAAAATTTTAACTTATAAATATGCTTTAGGACTAGATAAGCCTCAACGCATTCAACTCTCTGGATTAGACCAACGTATTAATACTCCCGAAGCTAAAGAGTTAATAAAGCAAATCGAATTGTCAGCGATTACTTTAATCAAAAATGTAGGAGCTACATTACCTCTACACCCTAGTATTAAAAAAGTGGCATTAGTTTATAGTGGATCTGCAGATGAATACAATACTTTATCTAACTCATTAGCGAGTGAATATACTGTTGATAAAATAGCTATTGATCCTTCTTTATCTGTGGCTTCAAGAAATTCTTTACTAAATAAGCTTGAAAAGTATGATCGAGTATTTGTTTGCTTGTCTGATAAAAACTTAGAGAGATATGATACATACTTTGAGGTTCTTCAAACTAATAGACCTTTAAGCTTTATCTTCTTTACAGGAGGGCAAAACTTACGTAAGATGGAAAAGAGTATTAAAAATGCTGAAGCAGCAATTTTAGCACATGCCAATGATACTCATATTCAAGAAGGTGTAAGCCAAGTATTACGTGGTACCCGAATAGCATCTGGAAGATTAGCAGTAAGTATTGGTGTAACCTATCCTGCAGGTACAGGAGTATTAAAAGTAGAAGAAGAAATTGAAGGTGATACTAAGTATTTAGCAGAAGATCTTGGATTTATCCCATCAGTTTTAGAACAGATAGATTCTATTATGTTGGAATCTATCCAAGAAGGAGCATTTACAGGGGCACAAGTAGCCGTATTGAAAGATGGGCATTTTGCCTATCATAAATCTTTTGGCTCTTATACGGGGGATGGTTCTCACACAGTAAATAATGATAACTTTTTTGATTTGGCCTCATTATCAAAAACAACAGGTACTTTACTAGCTATAATGAAGCTATATGATAGTGGAAAGTTGAATTTATCCGATCGGATATCAGATTTTATCCCCGAATTGAAGAGTACAGATAAGCAAAATATAACGATTCAAGAATTACTATTTCATGAGTCGGGAATGCCAGCAGGATTATCTGTCTATGATGAAATTATAGATAAAAAAAGCTTTGTAGGGTCACTATATAAGAATAAAAAAGACGCTAAACATACAGTTAGATTGGGGTCAAGATTATGGGCTAATCCAAACTATAAGTTTGAAAAAGGGTTAGTATCCTCAGTGAAAACAGATAAACATACTCTTCAAGTGGCTGATAATTTATGGTTTGATTCATCTATTAAGGATCGTATGATGGAGGTGATTATGGATAAATCTCTTTTGAGTAAAAAGTATCGTTATAGTTGTCTTGGATTTATTTTATTACAGCGAGCAGTTGAAAATATATCTGGAATGAAGATGGATGAGTTCTTGGAGCAAAATTTTTATGAGCCCATGAAGCTTGAAATCATGTACAATCCTTTAACTAAAATAAATAAAGAACAAATAATACCCTCTAATGATGATCGTTTTTTTAGGAAAGAAGTCTTACAAGGTTATGTGCATGATGAAACTGCAGCATTATTAGGAGGAGTTTCTGGTAATGCAGGATTATTTGGTAGATCAGAAGATGTAGCTCGTGTTTACCAAATGCTTTTGGATGGGGGAGTTTATCAGGGAAAAAGATATTTAGGTGAAAGCACCTGTAAGTTGTTTACAACGAAAAAATCAAAAATTAGTAGGAGAGGGCTAGGTTTTGATAAGCCTAATTCCATAAAAGGACAATCTAGTCCATGTAGTGAATCTACTCCTTTGGAAACTTTTGGTCATACTGGTTTTACTGGTACTTGTGCCTGGGCAGATCCTGTTCATAATTTAGTTTATGTTTTCTTGAGTAACCGTATTTATCCCTCGGTATGGCCTAATAAATTATCTTCTTTGGAAGTAAGAGAGAAAGTACAAGAAATAATATATCAATCGTTAAAAGAAGAGATATAG
- a CDS encoding 5'-Nucleotidase domain-containing protein (COGs: COG0737 5'-nucleotidase/2' 3'-cyclic phosphodiesterase and related esterase~InterPro IPR008334~KEGG: bfs:BF0514 putative 5'nucleotidase/UDP-sugar hydrolase~PFAM: 5'-Nucleotidase, C-terminal~SPTR: Putative uncharacterized protein;~IMG reference gene:2504106299~PFAM: 5'-nucleotidase, C-terminal domain) has translation MRKNVFRSQGITALSLALILGLSSCSPKQKYQISNIEGNAITIDSIWDKQPNQEAVDILAPYKAGVDSVMNQVVGYSKETLNKYRPESPLSNLIADVLREAATDVIGHPADLALMNIGGIRNILPAGNITTGTVFEILPFENSLCVLQIKGKFVKELMKNIATVQGEGVSNIELVITKEGDVISAKVGDKEIDDEKIYSLATIDYLADGNDGMTALMQQESRECPAGATLRGLFMEYVKKQTAQGKEVYAKIEGRIQVK, from the coding sequence ATGAGAAAGAATGTATTTAGAAGTCAAGGGATAACTGCGTTATCTTTAGCACTTATATTGGGTTTGAGTTCTTGCAGCCCAAAACAAAAGTATCAAATTTCTAATATTGAAGGTAATGCTATAACTATTGATTCAATATGGGATAAACAACCAAATCAAGAGGCAGTAGATATTCTTGCTCCTTATAAAGCGGGTGTAGATAGTGTCATGAATCAAGTTGTGGGGTATAGTAAGGAAACACTAAATAAATATCGTCCAGAAAGTCCTTTGTCCAATTTAATTGCAGATGTTTTACGTGAAGCAGCTACAGATGTTATTGGTCATCCAGCAGATTTAGCTTTGATGAATATTGGTGGAATAAGAAATATATTACCTGCAGGAAACATTACTACAGGTACAGTCTTTGAAATTCTTCCATTTGAAAACTCTCTTTGTGTATTGCAGATTAAAGGAAAGTTTGTAAAAGAGTTAATGAAGAATATCGCTACCGTACAAGGTGAAGGAGTGAGTAACATAGAGTTGGTTATAACCAAAGAGGGAGATGTTATTTCTGCTAAGGTGGGAGACAAAGAGATTGATGATGAAAAAATATATTCATTAGCTACTATAGATTATCTAGCAGATGGTAATGATGGAATGACAGCCCTAATGCAGCAAGAGTCTAGAGAATGTCCAGCAGGAGCTACTTTGCGTGGTCTATTTATGGAGTATGTAAAAAAACAAACAGCTCAAGGTAAAGAGGTTTATGCAAAGATTGAAGGTAGAATTCAGGTAAAATAA
- a CDS encoding 50S ribosomal protein L19 (COGs: COG0335 Ribosomal protein L19~HAMAP: Ribosomal protein L19~InterPro IPR001857~KEGG: bth:BT_2489 50S ribosomal protein L19~PFAM: Ribosomal protein L19~SPTR: 50S ribosomal protein L19;~TIGRFAM: Ribosomal protein L19~IMG reference gene:2504106298~PFAM: Ribosomal protein L19~TIGRFAM: ribosomal protein L19, bacterial type), producing MDLIKIAEEAFATGKQHPSFKAGDTVTVAYRIIEGTKERVQLYRGVVIKIAGHGDKKRFTVRKMSGTVGVERIFPIESPAIDNIEVNKVGRVRRAKLYYLRERTGKRARIKERRVNA from the coding sequence ATGGATTTAATTAAAATTGCAGAGGAAGCATTCGCTACTGGTAAGCAGCATCCAAGCTTTAAAGCAGGGGACACAGTAACTGTAGCCTATCGTATTATTGAAGGCACCAAAGAACGTGTACAGCTTTACCGTGGTGTAGTTATCAAAATTGCAGGTCATGGTGACAAAAAACGTTTTACTGTTCGTAAAATGTCTGGTACTGTAGGTGTTGAACGTATTTTCCCAATTGAATCACCAGCTATTGATAATATCGAAGTGAACAAAGTGGGTCGCGTACGTCGTGCTAAACTTTACTACCTACGTGAACGTACTGGTAAGAGAGCTAGAATTAAAGAAAGAAGAGTTAACGCTTAA